Proteins from a genomic interval of Tenacibaculum sp. SZ-18:
- a CDS encoding DUF4290 domain-containing protein, with the protein MTFDLEYNSGRTKLIIPEYGRHIQKLVDHCVSLPSKEERNTMAKAIIDVMGNLQPHLRDVPDFKHKLWDQLHIMSDFKLDVDSPYEQPSQEELREKPQPLPYPKSASKYRFYGTNIQTMIDVALTWEEGEMKEALAFTIANHMKKCYLNWNKDNVDDDVIFDHLYELTDGKINFKGRDGELVDAKSIQRTRTSQGKKKTTNKNSKNRKK; encoded by the coding sequence ATGACGTTTGATTTAGAATATAATTCAGGAAGAACAAAACTAATTATCCCAGAATATGGGAGGCACATACAAAAATTGGTAGATCATTGTGTAAGTCTACCTTCAAAGGAAGAAAGAAACACAATGGCAAAAGCAATTATCGATGTAATGGGTAATTTGCAACCTCATTTAAGAGATGTTCCAGATTTTAAGCATAAATTATGGGATCAACTACACATCATGTCTGATTTTAAATTAGATGTTGATTCCCCCTATGAACAGCCATCCCAAGAAGAATTAAGAGAGAAGCCACAACCTTTACCATATCCGAAATCCGCATCGAAATATCGTTTTTATGGAACAAATATTCAAACAATGATTGATGTTGCATTAACTTGGGAAGAAGGTGAGATGAAAGAAGCTTTGGCTTTTACAATAGCAAATCATATGAAAAAGTGCTATTTAAATTGGAATAAGGATAATGTAGATGATGATGTTATTTTTGATCATTTATATGAGTTAACTGATGGAAAAATTAATTTCAAAGGAAGAGATGGAGAGTTAGTAGATGCAAAAAGTATTCAAAGAACAAGAACATCTCAGGGAAAGAAAAAAACAACAAATAAAAATTCTAAAAACAGAAAAAAATAA